A stretch of Aedes aegypti strain LVP_AGWG chromosome 2, AaegL5.0 Primary Assembly, whole genome shotgun sequence DNA encodes these proteins:
- the LOC5571605 gene encoding LOW QUALITY PROTEIN: adenosine deaminase-like protein (The sequence of the model RefSeq protein was modified relative to this genomic sequence to represent the inferred CDS: deleted 2 bases in 2 codons), whose translation MDFFQKVPKIELHAHLNGSLSNETLKGLKRLKNELDSAYASTTDLGDDFYKITGGQNLTLKECFQKFTYAHQLTDHPKTLAYATKAIIREFAEDNVIYLELRTTPKSTANMTKRQYLTTVLEAIRQASEELPSIVVKLLPSIDRSKGVIEAEENVALVLELLPAFSDIIVGMDLSGAPYKTKFSDYATVMKRAQAAGLRMALHCGEFDDDGEVQEMFEFGTDRIGHGTFIRGDNLQFAKDRRIPFECCLTSNVKCSTVRIVRRASLW comes from the exons ATGGATTTCTTTCAAAAAGTACCCAAAATT GAGCTTCACGCTCACCTGAATGGCTCGCTGAGCAACGAAACGCTGAAGGGGTTGAAGCGGTTGAAGAATGAACTGGATTCGGCCTATGCGTCGACGACCGATTTGGGCGATGATTTCTACAAGATAACCGGTGGACAAAACCTGACGTTGAAGGA ATGTTTCCAAAAGTTCACCTACGCCCATCAACTAACGGATCACCCGAAAACGTTAGCGTACGCCACAAAAGCGATAATTCGGgagtttgccgaagacaacgTGATCTATCTGGAACTAAGGACGACTCCGAAATCGACCGCCAATATGACCAAACGGCAGTACCTTACCACAGTTCTTGAGGCAATAAG ACAAGCCAGCGAAGAACTTCCTTCGATTGTCGTCAAATTGCTGCCATCGATCGACCGTTCTAAGGGGGTTATTGAGGCAGAA GAAAATGTAGCCTTGGTACTGGAGCTGCTTCCGGCCTTTTCTGACATCATCGTCGGGATGGATCTGAGTGGTGCTCCGTATAAGACGAAGTTCTCCGACTATGCCACGGTT ATGAAGCGGGCTCAGGCGGCGGGATTGCGAATGGCCCTACATTGTGGGGAGTTTGACGACGATGGAGAAGTACAGGAGATGTTCGAGTTTGGAACGGACCGAATTGGACACGGGACCTTTATCCGGGGTGATAATCTGCAGTTTGCCAAAGATAGGCGGATCCCATTCGAATGTTGCCTTACCAGCAATGTTAAATGTAGTACGGTTCGGATCGTACGAAGAGCATCACTTTGGTAG